From the Solea solea chromosome 7, fSolSol10.1, whole genome shotgun sequence genome, the window CTCTGAACCATTCATTACCTCTTGAGACATACCTGCTCAAACCAGTGCAGAGGATCCTCAAATACCACTTGCTTCTACAGGTAAAGTGTCAAATACGACCTGACCTTCCAGGTAACACCTCAAATACCACATTTGTTATCTGTAATACtacctactactactactactggtATCTCCTACAAATCAATTCCAATGGGGAACCCAATTCCAATGGGTAACCCCTCAAATTTGGTGCTGCAAATACCCCTTTCTTCTAAAGGTAGCCCCTCCAGGTTTGCACAAACACTCTAGTTCCCCAGGGAAaccaccaccccagtttgccactccaGAGGACACGACAACATCATCCAGAGCCTTCATCCACCCCTGGGTCACTGCCACTAAGGATTCGTTTAACAGCCTTAGCTATCATTTAGCTATCATTTAATCCCAGTGATGAGGGAAGCTTCCTTCTTGAAATATGTGttgatgagactgaggagatcctCGATGTACGGCATACCTTCCACCACTGAAAGTGTTCCCAGATGTGGTCAGCAGCTCCACATCCGCACCATAGACAACATGGACCAAGTGCTGCTTTCCCTTCCAGAGACTGTGGAGAGTTTGCCAGAATGTCTTTGGTGCTGACTGAAAGTCCTGCTCCGTGGCCTCAGCAACCTCCTCCTACATCCAAGTTTATTGCTACTGCAACTGCCAAAGCAACGCATCACTTGATGTGGGCTGCTTAGCAGACAACTGTCTCAGTGGTCCCTCAATCTAACTTACTTTGTAGGACACCTCCTTCAGCTTGATGGCAACCTTCATCTCCGGTCTCCAACTGTAGGTTTGGCACCATTAGTGGGGCGACTGTTGGGAACTGTGGTGCCAAGAATGCTGGGATAGTCACTGCAGTCATTTGCAGTGACTATCCCAGCATTCTTGGCACCACAGTTCCAGTCGCCTATGAGCAATGGTGCCAAGGAACATGGTCCACTCAGATTCCACATCACCCTTCCCCCCCGGTTGTGGTCGAAGCTCATCCTGACAGGGTCCCCACAGCAGACCCTCACTGTTCATTTAGGtcttctgtgtctgtctggTATCCACCCCTGCCACGTGATCCAACTCAACACCAGGTGGCAGTCAGTTGACAATTCTACTCCACTCTTAATCAGAGGGTCCACAACATATAACCTCTGATCAGCTGATACTAATACTAAGATGATGAAGTAGTGACTTTAGGTGTCCTTGTGTCCTTATATTTGAACATTGTGTTCATTATAGACAAACTGTGGCCAACACACAATACTGATAACTGGGTAGACGCTTCCTCCCAATCACTTCCCCTTTGGCTTCCAGAGATCAGACTAGTTTTTTCCATTGCCACGTCCACAATGCACTGGACCCCTTTGACACCTCCTGCAGCTGAACGTCAGACCCATGTCTGGGCTCGACCAGGCTCCATGGGCTTAAGCATGGCCACCAGGGGAAGAGTATGGGCAAAATGTAGCTtggtaaaactgtaaaatttggaggttttttgaaatgtgaaaatactTTACATATGGTAATGAAATATTATTACTTCAGGGTCCCCGCCCATCATCAGCCATTGTCTGCGTGGCCTGggtgaatgaaaacacaaactgctTTTATGAGAACAAACTCCAGCTGTCGCATGAATCATTACACACAAGCTTTACAAGAATGTGAAGACACAGCTGatgatgctcacacacacacacacacagcctttccCAGTGAACTTGTTGAGCTATTTTACTGGTTCCAGTCCAAGCCcacctcagagacacacacacacacacacacactttcgcTCTGTAttatttgctgctgctttttccgACAGTGGCCAGTTTAAACACTGGTCAAACACATGTTTGGATCCGATTGCTGGGATTTTCCCATAAtccttcgctggtgctgcttcAATGTTGAACTGCTATGTTAGCAAATACACCGATGATTGTTTCACGTTTTGAAACTTTTGGTTTGATGTCAACTTCTTTTTCTCACACGCTGTTTGGTTTCCTCTCAGGAACTCTCAAAGCACTTTGACAAGAGTGCTCCTGGATATGAGGTCATCGAGGATGCCATCATCACCATGACAGCGGTTGCCTGGTACATAAATGACATGAAGAGGAAACAGGAACATGCTGTGCGGCTGCAGGTAAACTTAAAGTTTGTAGGGTTAGCACCTGACCTGATAGTGCTCAGTGGAGATACACAGAACATAGATGATGTTTATAGTTCAAAGGGATAGTTCAAGGTTTTTTGGAGGTTTTTGCACACTCACAGACAACAGAAAAGTGATGACGTGGCTCCGTGGTCTATGTTGTCAAAGAAAGGCCAAAAAAGATGTGGAGGTCAAGAACGTAGCTGACATGTGCTTCAAGTCTGGATTCTTATTTTCAAAAGTTTTTACTAATAGATTTTTCTCAAATACAAAACGTAAAACTTAAAATCATCTGAGCAATAGCAAACAATTTAGGTTTCAAAAAAAGGTccacaaaaggctcacctaataaatcTATTTacaatatcttaaaaaaaaaaaatcgctcACTCTCCTACAGCacagctcatggggacacaggagctactgggctactactgctgctgcctaGTTTGGTAAGTTTATGTTACTGAAGTTAATTCAAAGTATTTCTACCACAGACGTCACAAAATAAATAGGGCTGTCAAAAGATTATTTTTCCTTACTCATGATTAATTGACAAAGCTCAATAGTTCATCACATTTTACAACCcatacacacatttgcacagcatttatagtgaggacactcatagacataatgcatacccttaacctaaaccgaattctaaccctaactctaaaaccaagtcttttTAAGGAGTGACAGAATGTGAAGACCAGCCAAGATGTCCtcattttcccaaaatgtcctcatctTTAGACACCCCAGAGCAGCAGCTTTGACACACTACATGctctctgtgcacacacacacacacacacacacacacactcacacttcagGTTAACACTGACAGGCCAAAACACCTTGAGGCAGAAGTGGGTcgaaaaaaataaactgtttgaGAAAATGTCCACTGTGTTTATTCATTTCCTAAAACATAGCAAAGAGCTtagctccctcctcctcctgtggagGTTGGCTCTATGACCTTCAGGTGTCAAACTCTACTTCGGCTGCATTCCTCAACTTCCTCGAACACGTGTTCccttcattacacacacacaggaacatgtTATTAACTTGTTCCACTTCACATGGACATGTTCAGCAGCTGTCACAGAGCTAACACCTCTCTTACCAGTTCAGTTACGCTATTCACACCACAAACGTGAAATGATTTTTCAAGGTGCATTACTGACATTACTTTTGTTGCTCACCTTGTGCTAATGCTAGAGATAACTTATAGTTTATAGTAATATAGTAGTTGTGTTGTAATTATAGGAAaagttttctgaaaaaaaaagaaggcttcatcatacaatacaccagttttgttttttttcgggAAAACTGAGCTGTCAAGGCCATGTTTTGTCTGCAACTGACCCAAGTTTCATatatttaacctttaacctctgAAGGTACACAGAGCAGGGAGAAGACTagtgttgacctctgaccctttcAGCAGCTGGAACAGTGGAGGATGAAACAGTCAAAGCAGCTCAGGGAGGAGACAAGGTTGTGGCCTTTGAGTGTTTGTGGAGATGATCAGTGATGAGTCAGCTTTCAGTCATCATGACGTCTCCACCTGTTTTTCTATAGTCAATGACAAATCTCAACCAAAGTGataacaaatgtgtgtgaaaaatcagtgtgaaaacaaaccaTCTATGGAAACAGTTGATCCATGAATAATTCTATCTcatacttcaaaaaacctgaactattctTAAAAACCAGTGTGGTCACTTGAACCacaaaactgaagaaaatactcTTTTTGAACAACCTCTGACCTGCAACCTTTCGTCTCTTCTCACAGGAAATTGAGTCACTGCTGGTGAACTGGAGTGGGCCAGACCTCAGCGGATTTGGAGAGCTGGTTCTTGAGGGTTCCTTCAAGGTCCACCGAGTGAAGAAGGAGCGCGCGTTCTTCCTGTTCGATAAGATGCTTCTGATCGCCAAGAAGAAGCTGGACCAGTTTGTTTACAGCACGCATATATTCGTAAGCTCCTCCTCCCGCAAGCATCTCGTAGTATAGAAGAGTGGAGACTTGATGGTGGAAATCTGTCCTgagagtttaaggatttttgGTGGATCCTGTCAGTCATTtttgtgtctctccctctgctgcagTGCTGTAACCTGCTGCTGGTGGAGACGCTGAAGGATCCGCTGTGTTTCAAAGTGTCCGACCAGACGATTCCCAAACAGCAGCACACTGTCCAGGTAAATGCGGAGGGTGGCATCTACAAAGCCACGCTGATCAATTCACAGTTGTTTGATAACCAATCTAATGAATCAAACATTCACAGGTTGCAGCTTTTGCAATGTGACacgtttcttcttttctctgttttctgtcatttaaaagtgtttggGAATTTGTGTCAGTCGCTTGAACAAAATATTTTAACAAATTATAAAAAGATTTCTTCCTTTTAacatataaagtataaaatCATCTGTGGCTAATATAaagttaattgttttttaagGAAGTTTTTTTGTATGATGAAGTGACACATAGTCAGCACTTTACTGCATTGAGAACCAGCTGAGTGAAAACgtggctgccagcaggaaaactaaaacaaaaacagatttaaccCACTTAACAAAAAACGCACCTAATAAATCTATGTCAGCAAGAATATTTTCACTGATTATGTTGCCATTTGTCAACTACTCAGTCTTCAATGCCACAGTTGATTGagaaaatctgtatttttaacTTTCGGTGGGACAGAGTATCTGCTGTCTGCAGCTGACTTTTCTTTGgtaagtgtgtgtcactgaagtaaacctgtaagaggcagcagtggatcaacaactctgtggactttggtgtgggagagtgagcggtttacaaatttctgttttctgttgaaaaagaaggacatgtttttatgatggTGAgaacttgttgttgttttatttttacgtCTCCATTTGCTATTCATGTATCTACAAAGACAAAGCCTCCATGCTCAGCCCTATGAGGTAAactgttatttattaaattacaaaaaataacgGATATATGGATATAATTGTGCAACTTCACGCAGACAAAGAACCAGGAGGAGAAGCGACTGTGGGTGCACTACCTCAAGAGACTGATAGTGGAGAACCATCCTGCTTCACTCCCACAGAAGGTGATtgtgtgtgtagtagtagtagtagtattgttgtattgtgttaAAGGTACTAGTCATATTACTGTTGTACTGTACTGTTGTACTGCAATAGCAGTGTTGTACAATAGAAGTAGTAATACTACTATTTATACAGTTTTGTACAGTAATTGTAGAACTTTGAGTGTAGCACTTGTAGAACCTAAAGTAGCAGTAATTGTGCACCATGTAACAGAAAACAGTGAGATTCTTTGTTGTCGTTCTGTACGTGGAGCATCAGTAGTTTGGTGTTTGCTGCTACCTGGTGGTCATTTACACAAACTTTATAAATGGAGGGCGGATCACGTCATAGCAGAAGTAGGGAGCTCTTCGGTTTCTATGTTTCCCTGAGCCAAGTGTACTTTTCTGTCCAGGCAAGACAAGTCTTGGGAGACAACTTCAGTCAATgtgagtccacacacacacacacacacatatactgtgcATGTGTTATTGTGCGGATGGCGTGACATGACATCACTTACTGTGTTTGCAGCGCCTCATTTTGCACAGGACAACCTGAAGAAGTCGTCTGCCTCCCCGCGACTCGACGACATTCACGGCTATCACAGAGGCAGACGCCAATCAGGTCAGGGTCAGTGGTCGTTTTTATGTGCTGCTGTTTCACCACAGACTGACAgactaaaagggatacttgagtaaaagtacaacttctaccaaagacaattactttggtagaagttgaagtcacttttttataatattacttaagtaagtCTTAAAGTACACATGTCaagagtcattttctgatataaaatttACTTAAGTttgagaagtaaaagtatttaacaAAGTATttatactttgttacattacaacactgaacaTATGCAATGCACAGTCGGATGTACATGCTGTAGTTTGAGTTTAATAGAACCTTTGTCCTCAAGTGTTTGTCCTGATTGGttatctttgtctttttgtccttatccacatgtgtttgttcttcCAGAGCCTCCAGAGCTGCTGATGTACACACCTGAAAAATCCAGGAAGagtctgccactgctgctggaaGGAAACCTGCCATACAGACGCACCAGGAGACAGTCAGGTAGACAGAGACACCTGGGGACAGTCAGATAGACAGAGACACCTGGGGACAGTCAAATCCAGACACAAATGGTGGACAAGAAGAGACAATAAGAGAAATGTTGGTCTCACTCAGTTTAGTACTGTAACAATaagatttatttcacattattttatgATGAGAAAATTGTATTATTAGGATTAGTATAAGAAGCAGTGCACAGCACATCATGGTGCATTCATAGCATTCATATCAAACGTGAAGCCAGTTTGTCCTATTACATGAATTAGACCACATGATCAGTTTACTCACATTAGAACTAATACacacaaaataagtaaaaacataacatctcacattcacagggctataaaaacagagaaaactgttgtttGGTGTAAACACACCATTATTCAGAGTCACCATACTaagtctctgtttttctttcagctcCAGCTAAAGACATTGAAGCAGCATTTCATCCCAATGGTGAGAAATTCTCTGAGTCACTTTTCAAAAGTAATGAGATAAAATCCAAATGCACAGCAAAGAGATGTTTTATGATGTTTGACCATTATTTGGCTTTCACGTCTTTAAGATTTAGTTTGATAGTATACTGCATAACACctgtctctctgctcctccatcTTTTactctcttcttttccttcctccaCTGACCACCAACTCTTTCCCACCACTGGGGAATCCTCCAGCCTTGAAGGTATGAACTCTCAGCCCCTAGCTCCAGTAAAGATATAGTAGCTGTATCCTTATCTTCTACCACAGtgtagattgttttttttctgtccaaaccTAAAATATAATTTCAAAGATTCTGTCTAAGAAAAGGTCAGATTATCTCTCCCTTGATCTATTACCAACTGTGATCCCACACTGAGGATGTTTTACAAAACAAGGAGAATCACAGTAAAACCTCAACTTACTTTTAACATGGATTTATATTGCTGGACTCTACATAGGTGTTAAAATTgaagatttctctttttttttttactttttgtcttTATGTCTACATGTAAAGTTGGTCTTTTAGTCATAGCTCAGTTATGAAGTTCCTCTGCACCGCAGTCTCTGTCCTGTTCTACTGATGTTGtgtgactacacacacacatacaactccACAAAACCACTAGTCAACACTGTGCCTCTTTGTTGACCACTTGTTCATCTGTTATTACAGGACTTTGCAGTAATATATTTACaacagatacagacacacacaaactagtgactggtgacttgtaaagcagttgttttctgtgtactgaatcattagactcatCGCGGTTCGTCTCTCGCGATCGccactttcagcagtgctgttgctaaatactcctccgttaaatgttgagatttaatGTTGGAAATTAACgcaagttttcaggatttttaaatctttttaactgatctaaagtCCGgtattgttcggcttgatttggaCGTCGCGCTCTGGAACTGTGTTGTGTAAAAGCGCCATGAGTTGACAAGTCATAGTTGCCAGTTGTGACTTAATCCCACTCTGCGAGTGCTAGAGCAGACATCCAGTAAGAGCAAGTGCCAAAAAAGAGGAAGGACCTGATGTCCGTCAATGACAACCTTGTggaaaaaaatttttttttaccagagcaGATCAAAGTATCATCtacacaacacatttacaagcATGATACAAAATACATCCAGCCAGTAATTGATTAGTAGACCCCTTCTTGGAATTAGCTGACCACTATGAAAAAGGTTTTGAATGCCCAAGTAGTTTCTGCTATATTCATGCTGAACAGGtggttcattttttttacagcaggcGGGCAGTGAGGGCGAGTTGTGCCAGGCTGACAGTCTGGGCTCAGCGGGCAGCACCAGCACACTTGCGTCCTCCGTCATCGAGGTGGATGCTGAACGTGCTGAACTGTCCCTAACACCGCAGCTACGACGGAATCAGGAGCAGGAGGTACTTAACTATGGTGTGATGGGAGAAAAGCCCTGGTTGGACCTGATTGAGTTTCATTGTCTCAGCAGTGTGACAATGTAACAAATTCAAAAGATTATTTGACCAAAACTttgaaagatattttttttatttttttattctgacgATCAGgacgaggaagaagaggagatgGCCCCTCTAATCCCTCCTCCCACTCTTTCAATCACTGAGGAGATCCTTGAGTTCATCAACCAGAGCAGAGCCAGGGAGGGCCTCAGCACCATTCacaacaatgccacagtgagaATACTCAATGAGTAACATAAAATACTCAAATTCAGTTTGTGTTCATCTAGATGTCTAATAGGACAGAACTTACAACCTGATTCACCAAAGAAAAAGCTTTACTAATGTACCAATGGTCACTTCCCTACAGGGTCTGTTATACTAATGCTGTTATTAATTCTTCTTCATTCGTACTATCATTCTGTGAACAGATCTTGGATCAGCTCAAAGAGAGTCAGTCTCCAACCAGCCAGAACTTCACCTCCCCCCTTCCACCAGTCGCTTGCCTCACCAGCCCTGAAGAAAGACCTGTGAggcaacaggaggaggaagttGCAGAGATGGAGGATGTTAGCATAGTCCAGGGTCTCAGCACAGaaaatgagacaacaacaaATGAGATCAAAGAAAGTCAAAATGCAACATGTGAAGTGGAAAAAGGAGTGGAAGAAAATCGAGAGAACCAAGAAGAAGGGGTACAGAAAGAGATAGAAGAAAGTAAAACAAGGGATGAAGTGGAGGGAGAAGGTATTATCACTGCCCCAACATCAGACTTCATCTCAGCTGAGGAAGAACAAGAGAATAGCAACAGCTGTGATATACTCAAGGAAGAGGAGATCCCTGAGGTCACAACTCACGACCGAAATCCAGATCTCATTCTCTGCCCTACCAAGAACAGCCTTCCACCTTCGAGAGGCTCCCACCTCACTAAGCGAGACAAGAAGATCATTGAAAAAATACGTAGTTACTatgaagcagcagctgaggctGAAGAGGATaaggtggaggaagaagaagaacaaggagAAGGAGTGCCATCAAGAAGAAGGAACAGTTTCTCACAAATCCCATCTGGCTTAGtgaaggagtctgtgtcacgcTTTGATGTGAGTGGTCATCAGGAAGAGACCGAGAGTGGGCAATCCAAAGAGAATGATCTCTATTCTCACACTACCCCGATCTGTTCCCCAAATCCACTATCAGGTGACACGGAGAATGATAGATGTGCACATAAACCGATCAGCTCACCGGATTTTGATGAAGAAAGTCAAATGAAGACATCAGCCTATGCCACAATGCAGGAAGAGGATACTGATACACAGAATCCGCATTTAGACCAAAACAGGCCTGTTGGAGAAGAGACAACAATTGAGGATCAAAATGGAAACATCTGCAAAGAACCATTGGAGGAAAGACTAAAGgaacaggaggaagaaaagatgaGTAGTGTGGTTACTGGGGAGCAAGGTGGACAACCGCAGCAAGGCGAGGGACTGTCTTCATCCAAATATCCCACGAACATAGATGAAACCACCGAAACATGTACTGAAAACCAAGCTGACGAGAATGATCATGAACCAGACcaagtaaaacaaaagagaagCTTCACAGTATCCGCATCTCAGTCACTCACAGAACAATCTCAAAACATCGAGACTAAAAGTCAGTCCACTGGGACAACCAACAAGAACAGAGACCTGACCAAGACCAGTAAGGACATTGAAGGCCTTCCTAGCCAGATAAATGTTGGTCGATGGTCCCGACACTCAAAGATTGTTACTGCAAACCGTGCCTTGTTTGAGGGCATGGGGTCAGACATAGCAGGTATTGGGTTATTTGAGTCCAGTCCAGCAGTGGACACTGTGCTCATTGAAAACTCTGAACGTATTCTGAGCAAGGTCCAAACACTGGCGCGGATGTACGGCGCTAAACACAGCACCATGAAGGTCCCACTGCATCAGAAACGAGCCTATGGTGCATGGAACCAGTCATTGGGTTCATCTCGACCATCTAGCCATTCGCCTCAGCTTCAGACTAGAAGCCAGTCACAAGTTCATTCTCAAACTCAAAACCAAATCCCAGCTAAACACTGGCAGCAAGTGCAACACCAAATGGAAATCAGTCAATCTGATATCTGCACAGAAGGCAAACCAGGACCCCATGGTCCCTCTGAGACCAAAGTTCACAGCCAAACCACAACACAAATTAGACAGCAATATCAGAAACAGACTAAAAGCCAGATGGGGAGTCAGACACAAACTCATTTCCAAAGCCAGACCCAGACCATGACCTGGGAGAACCAGAGGATTCAGGAAGAGAGTCAGCTCATGAGA encodes:
- the plekhg2 gene encoding pleckstrin homology domain-containing family G member 1, with product MPEGSRRGSQRSPSTTATKRPSSVSSLSGIVGRMMSSGDRGASSSSCTSVNTVCSDGERPASLSSSTSSASLHDASHSSSSSSSSLPYGAVPTYNASSSSSMPKRNGSDISLDLTPLVTTQGGRGGVCVARATGAGYSADGHVANASAAVTAATPRQLSRLERVVMEIVETEQAYVRDLKSIVEDYLGCIIDCGTLPLNPEQVSTLFCNIEDIYEFNSDLLEDLERSPHAVAIAECFVERSEAFDIYTLYCMNYPNSVVVLRECMMKNESLIRFFQERQTTLNHSLPLETYLLKPVQRILKYHLLLQELSKHFDKSAPGYEVIEDAIITMTAVAWYINDMKRKQEHAVRLQEIESLLVNWSGPDLSGFGELVLEGSFKVHRVKKERAFFLFDKMLLIAKKKLDQFVYSTHIFCCNLLLVETLKDPLCFKVSDQTIPKQQHTVQTKNQEEKRLWVHYLKRLIVENHPASLPQKARQVLGDNFSQSPHFAQDNLKKSSASPRLDDIHGYHRGRRQSGQEPPELLMYTPEKSRKSLPLLLEGNLPYRRTRRQSAPAKDIEAAFHPNGEKFSESLFKNLV